A stretch of the Nicotiana tabacum cultivar K326 chromosome 6, ASM71507v2, whole genome shotgun sequence genome encodes the following:
- the LOC107792498 gene encoding uncharacterized protein LOC107792498: MNAMIWNIRFKTQRAFERLILMHREHKFQFIGSMEPKQQRKKLEKYRRKIDFPLAISNVSNKIWAFFSERFEVTVVMDMVQQLTLKVFDIEDQQEFYLTMVYAKCDAIERTELWDSLYALGSDMNLPWIVGGDFNVIWDKEEKFGGLPVHINEVDDFRHCIDTSNLFYLGFKGSIYTWWNGRAEENCIFKRLDRCLANLEFQNLWPGIEVEHLTKIGSDHSPLLIKLSPEVAPIKKSFRFLNFWLKHESFHEVVRQNWQADCFANPFTMFNHKLKKLKKVLSIWSKATYGDIFQKLSSLEEVVKVHEAQFVLRPTLQNRERLQRVQADLFKVMALEEEYWKQKSGMAWFQNGDRNTKFIHAQVRGRRKCLQLKRIQASNGMWLEEQETIAEEAVRVFTAQFHEDAMTNNFDIIDHIPQLITPEQNLDLIRQPTCEEVKQAVLD; this comes from the coding sequence ATGAATGCTATGATTTGGAATATCCGGTTTAAGACACAAAGAGCTTTTGAAAGGTTAATACTAATGCATAGGGAGCACAAATTCCAGTTCATAGGCTCGATGGAACCAAAGCAACAAAGGAAAAAGCTAGAGAAATATCGTAGGAAAATTGACTTTCCACTAGctatttcaaatgtgtcaaacaAAATTTGGGCATTCTTTAGTGAAAGATTTGAAGTAACAGTGGTCATGGACATGGTACAACAGCTGACTTTAAAGGTGTTTGATATTGAAGATCAGCAAGAATTCTACCTTACCATGGTGTATGCTAAATGTGACGCTATTGAAAGGACTGAACTTTGGGATTCTTTGTATGCTTTAGGAAGTGACATGAATCTTCCATGGATCGTAGGGGGAGATTTTAATGTGATATGGGATAAAGAAGAGAAGTTCGGGGGATTGCCAGTCCACATCAACGAGGTCGATGACTTTCGACACTGTATTGACACTAGCAATCTTTTTTATCTTGGTTTCAAAGGGAGTATTTATACATGGTGGAACGGAAGGGCTGAAGAAAACTGTATCTTTAAGCGATTGGATAGGTGTTTGGCTAATCTCGAATTCCAGAATTTATGGCCTGGAATAGAGGTGGAGCATTTGACAAAAATTGGGTCAGACCATAGCCCTTTGCTAATTAAACTAAGTCCAGAAGTGGCACCAATTAAGAAATCCTTTAGATTCTTAAATTTCTGGTTAAAACATGAGTCCTTTCACGAAGTTGTTAGACAGAACTGGCAGGCAGATTGTTTCGCTAATCCATTCACCATGTTCAACCATAAACTGAAGAAACTGAAGAAAGTTCTCTCAATATGGAGTAAGGCTACCTATGGTGATATTTTTCAAAAGCTTTCGAGCTTAGAAGAGGTCGTGAAAGTTCATGAGGCTCAGTTTGTCCTAAGGCCGACATTACAGAATAGAGAGAGGCTGCAAAGAGTGCAGGCTGACCTTTTTAAGGTCATGGCATTGGAGGAGGAATATTGGAAGCAGAAATCAGGCATGGCATGGTTTCAAAATGGAGACAGAAACACGAAGTTTATCCATGCTCAAGttcgaggaagaagaaaatgtttGCAACTGAAGAGGATCCAAGCTAGTAATGGTATGTGGCTCGAAGAACAGGAAACAATAGCTGAAGAGGCAGTGAGGGTTTTTACAGCTCAGTTTCATGAGGATGCTATGACCAACAATTTTGATATCATCGATCACATCCCTCAGTTAATAACTCCAGAGCAGAACCTTGATTTAATAAGACAACCAACATGTGAAGAAGTAAAACAAGCTGTTTTGGATTGA
- the LOC142181808 gene encoding uncharacterized protein LOC142181808: MDFYEGLMSKVLDKLQSWKGKLLSIGGWAVLIAHVLQSIPVHFNSVDGRARHWASWDTLCLPNEEGGALYFVTPTDFFCDETTQNVYDVVNGGGWDYVKLYDLLPEEFSKHILDNIAPPTSSNIMDKPIWNMETKGTFSTKTAWEYLRKRKGTTITYKNMWVKGLSFKISFFMWKGRLPLDDAIKRMGYRMASKCWCCVKPREETVAYVFFTSYAAKKMARCSKYDGNYLPTLKFNKVTYEFPLAGWIKINTDGASRGNLGRSSIGYCIRNDNGDLVYVVGKEMKETTNTQAETRAILEALRYCTIHHTHQIWLETDSMLRKNTIEGNWKPHWIIEEEVEEINELLTGGNGRVSHIYREGNKLADHLANYALDMGNLECHEFH, translated from the exons ATGGATTTCTATGAAGGACTTATGAGCAAGGTTTTGGACAAACTACAATCCTGGAAAGGGAAATTGCTGTCCATCGGAGGATGGGCTGTTTTGATTGCTCATGTCTTGCAAAGCATACCCGTACATTT CAACTCAGTAGATGGTAGGGCTAGGCATTGGGCTTCTTGGGATACACTTTGCTTGCCTAACGAAGAAGGAG GTGCTCTTTATTTTGTCACCCCAACAGATTTCTTTTGTGATGAAACGACTCAAAATGTCTACGATGTTGTGAATGGAGGAGGGTGGGATTATGTTAAACTGTACGATTTGCTTCCTGAAGAGTTTTCTAAACACATTCTGGACAACATTGCACCTCCCACTTCTTCTAATATCATGGATAAACCTATTTGGAACATGGAAACAAAAGGGACATTTTCTACTAAAACAGCTTGGGAATAtctaaggaaaagaaaaggaactaCCATTACCTACAAGAACATGTGGGTAAAGGGACTATCTTTTAAGATTTCTTTCTTCATGTGGAAGGGCAGGCTACCTTTAGATGATGCAATAAAGAGAATGGGATACAGAATGGCATCGAAATGCTGGTGTTGTGTGAAGCCACGAGAGGAAACAGTAGCCTATGTGTTTTTTACATCTTACGCAGCAAAGAAG ATGGCCAGATGTTCAAAATATGATGGAAACTATCTGCCAACACTGAAGTTCAATAAGGTGACTTATGAATTCCCTCTTGCTGGTTGGATTAAGATTAACACTGACGGGGCATCAAGGGGAAACCTAGGAAGGAGCTCGATAGGTTACTGCATCAGAAATGATAATGGGGATTTAGTATATGTAGTTGGGAAGGAGATGAAGGAAACTACTAATACACAAGCTGAAACAAGGGCTATTTTGGAGGCTTTGAGATACTGTACCATTCATCATACACACCAAATATGGCTTGAAACTGATTCAATGCTTCGGAAAAATACCATTGAAGGAAATTGGAAACCTCATTGGATCAtagaggaggaggtggaggaaaTAAACGAATTGTTAACAGGAGGTAATGGAAGAGTGTCACATATTTATAGGGAGGGCAATAAACTTGCTGATCACTTGGCAAACTATGCACTCGACATGGGAAATCTGGAATGCCACGAGTTTCACTAG